A genomic region of Drosophila kikkawai strain 14028-0561.14 chromosome X, DkikHiC1v2, whole genome shotgun sequence contains the following coding sequences:
- the raskol gene encoding ras GTPase-activating protein raskol isoform X7: MGRRTYLSRASAISYPSRIEGWLDVCETEGEVTRLIKTLPWGPLYCVLQQDDQNFTAYCSEEISLGDVCYEDIPRVRLDRVRRPVRALWDGPPTLAEENEDSDSCTGGMSGINDFVLNTTLYTELDTSYEKACRRGSAPTTPILGSKQHQTDSTTSRFTNFFSKKSNPLKRTKSVTKLERTKRGSGGLRGSRSHESLLSSHAVMSTIDLSCTGAVGVAPVHQSVLGRRHCFQVRGGPRGERYYSCGSRQERDLWIYSLRKSIAPNAEHTRRTDNSLKMWVYEAKNLPPKKRYFCELQLDKTLYGRTSVKLQTDLLFWGEYFDFPDIPEINVITVNVFREVDKKKKRDKYQFVGSVKIPIHDVTSRLPCEQWYPILSDKAGDSLGRTSGGGGSGSKDKEQLPTLRIKCRFQSTDILPINVYANFLAYLKENYKRVCETLEPVIGVKAKEDIGQALVLLMHAQGLAGAFLTDVVALDLLRVGDQRLTFRGNSLATKSMEAFLKLTGEQYLQDTLSAPINELIQSERDCEVDPTKASGSSAGSLQRQQAALRGAVRGAWQCIFESHKHFPPQLRNCFATFRERLQLLGRQDMADNLISASIFLRFLCPAILSPSLFNITSELPSARATRNLTLVAKTLQTLANFTRFQGKEYFMEFLNDFLEQEAGRMQQFLEFISTRPEHPAPDSILDWAGYIDQGKQLSILHSLLSESLAKLPEARQHELDPLQHILDEITRAREQGSLGVAIPGGYLPATSSTHSIASENQENRHPGGLQSNPEQQQQQQQQQLLPQHQSQLAQPQHAIVSKPLSAERGIMRGVLTPNSLEKNIFRYNDPTVNGLLQQQQQQQLQQQQPQHPHHQHPLQLLSNSQTSIAASNQYMSSPGGGLQHAQSQTSMASSSLNGSSSNLLHAGHQQQQQQLVHQQQQQLHQHHCPPAPQTSASSTMERMDRMDRLNYPYMAHNGNDYDASTPSSTRSRTLPRNGNPNGSTTMMTSISNNNNSNNNNQSGSYDDMHGEFQIQISGLDTSSAFVCKSPTPMMKSSLGGGGPSAGGRSHHKLNLGIPDHSGGYARNNNLNPNSNMPKNLEDLDDLFKYAEEHDVAEPGSHHHHHGHSQSQSQQQQQQQQGQGQAQGQGQGQHLKPGASGKEQLSAKSSHCSSGYQSISTNPSPSQSSSPVGSQLKASMASGPNAPLAFKNPSYQLQPQTGGGGSSSALSYQQLQQQIGSRLKPIGGGLVAARAAFLNSGGTLDAATLTPSSSDEQLSADNYFSYAAAAAAGAGISGKLEAQRSLSGGSSSSTSASASTSNLGKSGNGSSAYGRLNGPLKREDVYGSGYGGSSGNVGYVGGHHQQHAQHPQQQQQQQQRERELELKQYAGSATGSVGSATSAAQRRLSLDSARTLSDSSTDTEGHGHQLQEGKRRRQLRSSGGSSGGGGAGNGASTEQGLGKGGYDQNGEIQLLQQTLDTLRHTLDRDEAEVRDELFGLQRQAGSAAGSNGTNNLSLQSESTMRSIIDSYLHSSRRLITMEEELRREQLKMSLALSHKQRVIEEQGQQIAALDAANSRLLSALTALRQRYETQQQQQQAQQQHQAPPKNQKPQ; encoded by the exons ATACCTCCTATGAGAAGGCCTGTCGCCGCGGATCGGCTCCCACAACGCCCATACTGGGCAGCAAACAGCATCAGACGGACAGCACCACCTCGCGTTTCACAAACTTCTTTTCCAAAAA ATCCAATCCCCTGAAGCGTACCAAGTCGGTGACCAAATTGGAGCGAACCAAGCGAGGTTCCGGCGGACTGAGAGGCTCCCGCTCGCACGAGAGTCTGCTGTCCAGTCACGCCGTCATGTCCACCATAG ATCTCTCTTGCACGGGagctgtgggcgtggcaccGGTGCACCAGTCGGTGCTGGGCAGGCGCCACTGCTTCCAGGTGCGCGGCGGGCCGCGTGGCGAGCGTTACTACTCGTGCGGATCGCGACAGGAGCGCGATTTGTGGATCTACTCGCTGCGCAAGTCGATAGCCCCGAATGCAGAGCACACGCGACGCACCGACAACTCACTAAAGATGTGGGTCTACGAGGCGAAGAATCTGCCGCCCAAAAAGCGTTACTTTTGTGAACTGCAGCTGGACAAGACGTTGTACGGTCGGACGTCGGTGAAGCTGCAAACGGATTTGCTCTTCTGGGGCGAATACTTTGATTTTCCGGACATACCGGAGATCAATGTGATTACGGTCAATGTTTTCCGTGAGGTggacaagaagaagaagcgcgACAAGTACCAGTTTGTGGGCTCCGTCAAGATACCCATCCACGATGTCACCTCCCGTCTGCCCTGCGAGCAATGGTATCCCATTCTAAGCGACAAGGCGGGCGATAGTCTGGGCAGGACCTccggtggcggtggcagcgGTTCGAAGGATAAGGAACAGCTGCCAACGCTGCGGATCAAGTGTCGCTTCCAAAGCACCGACATCCTGCCCATCAATGTGTACGCCAACTTCCTGGCCTACCTCAAGGAGAACTATAAGCGCGTCTGCGAGACTTTAGAGCCGGTGATTGGCGTCAAGGCCAAGGAGGACATTGGCCAGGCTTTGGTACTGCTGATGCATGCCCAGGGCCTGGCGGGAGCCTTTCTCACCGACGTCGTGGCGCTGGATCTGTTGCGCGTGGGCGACCAGAGGCTGACTTTCCGCGGCAACTCGCTGGCCACCAAGAGCATGGAGGCATTCCTGAAGCTGACCGGTGAACAGTATCTCCAGGACACGCTCTCGGCGCCCATTAACGAGCTTATTCAATCGGAGCGCGACTGCGAGGTGGATCCCACCAAGGCCAGTGGCTCCTCGGCGGGCTCGTTGCAGCGTCAGCAGGCGGCCTTGCGCGGAGCAGTGCGCGGTGCCTGGCAGTGCATCTTCGAGTCGCACAAGCACTTTCCACCGCAGCTTCGCAACTGCTTTGCCACGTTCCGGGAGCGCCTGCAGCTGCTCGGCCGCCAGGATATGGCCGACAATCTGATCTCGGCTAGCATTTTTCTGCGCTTCCTTTGCCCCGCCATCCTGTCGCCGTCGCTGTTCAATATCACCAGTGAACTGCCATCGGCGCGGGCCACCCGCAATTTGACGCTGGTGGCCAAGACCCTGCAGACGCTGGCCAACTTTACCCGCTTCCAAGGCAAGGAGTACTTTATGGAGTTCCTCAATGACTTCCTCGAACAGGAGGCCGGTCGCATGCAGCAGTTTCTGGAGTTTATATCGACGCGGCCAGAGCATCCGGCCCCGGACTCAATCCTCGACTGGGCCGGCTACATAGATCAGGGCAAGCAGCTGTCCATTCTGCATAGTTTGCTTAGCGAGAGTCTGGCCAAGCTGCCGGAGGCCAGGCAGCACGAGCTGGATCCCCTGCAGCATATTCTGGACGAGATCACCAGGGCCCGGGAGCAGGGCAGCCTGGGCGTGGCCATACCCGGTGGCTATTTGCCGGCCACCTCGTCCACGCACTCGATAGCAAGCGAGAATCAGGAGAATCGCCATCCAGGCGGCTTGCAGAGCAAtccagagcagcagcagcagcaacagcagcagcagttgctgcCCCAGCACCAGAGTCAGCTGGCGCAGCCACAGCATGCGATTGTCAGCAAGCCCTTGTCGGCGGAAAGGGGCATCATGCGAGGTGTGCTCACGCCCAATTCGCTGGAGAAGAACATCTTTCGGTACAATGATCCCACAGTTAATGGTttgctccagcagcagcagcagcagcagttgcaacagcagcagccacagcatcCCCACCATCAGCATCCGCTGCAGCTGCTCTCCAACTCCCAAACCTCGATTGCTGCCAGCAACCAGTACATGAGCTCGCCCGGTGGCGGCCTGCAGCATGCCCAATCGCAGACCTCCATGGCCAGTTCATCGCTCaatggaagcagcagcaacctgCTACATGCAGgccaccagcaacagcagcagcagcttgtccatcagcagcagcagcagcttcatcAACATCACTGCCCGCCGGCTCCTCAGACGAGTGCCTCCAGCACCATGGAGCGCATGGATCGCATGGATCGCCTGAACTATCCCTATATGGCCCACAATGGCAACGACTACGATGCCAGCACCCCTTCCAGCACACGCTCTAGGACACTGCCACGCAATGGGAATCCAAATGGCTCCACCACCATGATGACCAGCatcagcaataacaacaacagcaacaacaacaatcagaGCGGCAGCTACGACGACATGCACGGTGAGTTTCAGATACAGATCTCCGGTCTAGACACAAGCAGTGCCTTTGTCTGCAAATCCCCAACGCCCATGATGAAGTCCAGCTTGGGCGGCGGAGGACCATCAGCTGGCGGGCGAAGCCACCACAAGCTGAATCTGGGAATACCCGATCATTCGGGCGGCTATGCGCGCAACAATAACCTCAATCCCAACTCGAATATGCCCAAGAACCTGGAGGATCTTGACGATCTGTTCAAGTATGCCGAGGAGCATGATGTGGCGGAGCCAGGCagtcaccatcaccatcatgGGCACAGCCAGAGTCAgagccagcaacaacagcaacagcagcagggacagggacaggcacagggacaaggacaaggacaacaCCTCAAGCCAGGTGCCAGCGGCAAAGAGCAGCTCTCGGCCAAGAGCAGCCACTGCAGCTCCGGCTATCAGAGCATCTCCACCAATCCCTCGCCCTCGCAGTCATCCAGTCCCGTGGGCAGCCAACTGAAGGCATCAATGGCCAGCGGGCCCAATGCTCCGCTGGCTTTCAAGAATCCCTCCTATCAGCTGCAGCCTCAGActggtggcggtggctcctccTCAGCCCTTTCCTAtcagcagttgcagcagcagattGGCAGCCGACTCAAGCCCATTGGAGGCGGCTTGGTGGCCGCCAGAGCGGCGTTCCTCAACAGTGGAGGAACCCTGGATGCGGCCACTTTAACGCCCAGCTCCTCGGATGAGCAACTGTCGGCGGATAACTACTTTAGTtatgctgctgcggcggcggcgggagCAGGAATTTCCGGCAAGCTGGAGGCACAGCGCTCGctcagcggcggcagcagttCCTCCACCTCGGCCTCGGCCTCCACCTCGAATCTGGGCAAGAGCGGTAATGGCAGCAGTGCCTATGGACGCCTAAATGGGCCATTAAAGCGAGAGGATGTCTACGGCAGCGGCTATGGCGGCAGCAGTGGCAATGTGGGCTATGTCGGTGGTCACCACCAGCAGCATGCCCAGcatccgcagcagcagcaacagcagcagcagcgggagcGGGAACTGGAGCTGAAACAGTATGCCGGCAGTGCGACCGGCAGCGTGGGCTCAGCCACATCGGCGGCCCAGAGGCGCCTCAGCCTGGACTCTGCGCGCACGCTGTCCGACAGCAGCACAGACACGGAGG GTCACGGCCATCAGTTGCAGGAGGGCAAGCGACGCAGGCAGTTgcgcagcagcggcggcagcagcggaggaggaggagctgggaATGGCGCCTCCACAGAGCAGGGACTAGGCAAGGGCGGCTACGACCAGAACGGAGAGAttcagctgctgcagcagacGTTGGACACGTTGCGACACACCCTCGACCGTGATGAGGCGGAGGTGCGGGACGAGCTCTTCGGCCTGCAGCGACAGGCGGGCAGCGCCGCCGGCAGCAATGGGACCAACAACCTCAGCCTGCAGTCGGAGTCCACGATGCGCAGCATTATCGACAG CTACCTGCATTCCTCCCGCAGACTCATCACcatggaggaggagctgcgcCGCGAGCAGCTGAAGATGTCGCTGGCGCTGTCGCACAAGCAGCGCGTCATCGAGGAGCAAGGCCAGCAGATAGCGGCGCTAGACGCGGCCAATAGCCGGTTGCTGAGCGCCCTGACAGCCCTGCGTCAGCGGTACgagacgcagcagcagcaacagcaggcacagcagcagcaccaagcaCCACCAAAGAACCAGAAGCCACAGTGA
- the raskol gene encoding ras GTPase-activating protein raskol isoform X6, translating to MGRRTYLSRASAISYPSRIEGWLDVCETEGEVTRLIKTLPWGPLYCVLQQDDQNFTAYCSEEISIFPATPKKELGDVCYEDIPRVRLDRVRRPVRALWDGPPTLAEENEDSDSCTGGMSGINDFVLNTTLYTELDTSYEKACRRGSAPTTPILGSKQHQTDSTTSRFTNFFSKKSNPLKRTKSVTKLERTKRGSGGLRGSRSHESLLSSHAVMSTIDLSCTGAVGVAPVHQSVLGRRHCFQVRGGPRGERYYSCGSRQERDLWIYSLRKSIAPNAEHTRRTDNSLKMWVYEAKNLPPKKRYFCELQLDKTLYGRTSVKLQTDLLFWGEYFDFPDIPEINVITVNVFREVDKKKKRDKYQFVGSVKIPIHDVTSRLPCEQWYPILSDKAGDSLGRTSGGGGSGSKDKEQLPTLRIKCRFQSTDILPINVYANFLAYLKENYKRVCETLEPVIGVKAKEDIGQALVLLMHAQGLAGAFLTDVVALDLLRVGDQRLTFRGNSLATKSMEAFLKLTGEQYLQDTLSAPINELIQSERDCEVDPTKASGSSAGSLQRQQAALRGAVRGAWQCIFESHKHFPPQLRNCFATFRERLQLLGRQDMADNLISASIFLRFLCPAILSPSLFNITSELPSARATRNLTLVAKTLQTLANFTRFQGKEYFMEFLNDFLEQEAGRMQQFLEFISTRPEHPAPDSILDWAGYIDQGKQLSILHSLLSESLAKLPEARQHELDPLQHILDEITRAREQGSLGVAIPGGYLPATSSTHSIASENQENRHPGGLQSNPEQQQQQQQQQLLPQHQSQLAQPQHAIVSKPLSAERGIMRGVLTPNSLEKNIFRYNDPTVNGLLQQQQQQQLQQQQPQHPHHQHPLQLLSNSQTSIAASNQYMSSPGGGLQHAQSQTSMASSSLNGSSSNLLHAGHQQQQQQLVHQQQQQLHQHHCPPAPQTSASSTMERMDRMDRLNYPYMAHNGNDYDASTPSSTRSRTLPRNGNPNGSTTMMTSISNNNNSNNNNQSGSYDDMHGEFQIQISGLDTSSAFVCKSPTPMMKSSLGGGGPSAGGRSHHKLNLGIPDHSGGYARNNNLNPNSNMPKNLEDLDDLFKYAEEHDVAEPGSHHHHHGHSQSQSQQQQQQQQGQGQAQGQGQGQHLKPGASGKEQLSAKSSHCSSGYQSISTNPSPSQSSSPVGSQLKASMASGPNAPLAFKNPSYQLQPQTGGGGSSSALSYQQLQQQIGSRLKPIGGGLVAARAAFLNSGGTLDAATLTPSSSDEQLSADNYFSYAAAAAAGAGISGKLEAQRSLSGGSSSSTSASASTSNLGKSGNGSSAYGRLNGPLKREDVYGSGYGGSSGNVGYVGGHHQQHAQHPQQQQQQQQRERELELKQYAGSATGSVGSATSAAQRRLSLDSARTLSDSSTDTEGHGHQLQEGKRRRQLRSSGGSSGGGGAGNGASTEQGLGKGGYDQNGEIQLLQQTLDTLRHTLDRDEAEVRDELFGLQRQAGSAAGSNGTNNLSLQSESTMRSIIDRLITMEEELRREQLKMSLALSHKQRVIEEQGQQIAALDAANSRLLSALTALRQRYETQQQQQQAQQQHQAPPKNQKPQ from the exons ATACCTCCTATGAGAAGGCCTGTCGCCGCGGATCGGCTCCCACAACGCCCATACTGGGCAGCAAACAGCATCAGACGGACAGCACCACCTCGCGTTTCACAAACTTCTTTTCCAAAAA ATCCAATCCCCTGAAGCGTACCAAGTCGGTGACCAAATTGGAGCGAACCAAGCGAGGTTCCGGCGGACTGAGAGGCTCCCGCTCGCACGAGAGTCTGCTGTCCAGTCACGCCGTCATGTCCACCATAG ATCTCTCTTGCACGGGagctgtgggcgtggcaccGGTGCACCAGTCGGTGCTGGGCAGGCGCCACTGCTTCCAGGTGCGCGGCGGGCCGCGTGGCGAGCGTTACTACTCGTGCGGATCGCGACAGGAGCGCGATTTGTGGATCTACTCGCTGCGCAAGTCGATAGCCCCGAATGCAGAGCACACGCGACGCACCGACAACTCACTAAAGATGTGGGTCTACGAGGCGAAGAATCTGCCGCCCAAAAAGCGTTACTTTTGTGAACTGCAGCTGGACAAGACGTTGTACGGTCGGACGTCGGTGAAGCTGCAAACGGATTTGCTCTTCTGGGGCGAATACTTTGATTTTCCGGACATACCGGAGATCAATGTGATTACGGTCAATGTTTTCCGTGAGGTggacaagaagaagaagcgcgACAAGTACCAGTTTGTGGGCTCCGTCAAGATACCCATCCACGATGTCACCTCCCGTCTGCCCTGCGAGCAATGGTATCCCATTCTAAGCGACAAGGCGGGCGATAGTCTGGGCAGGACCTccggtggcggtggcagcgGTTCGAAGGATAAGGAACAGCTGCCAACGCTGCGGATCAAGTGTCGCTTCCAAAGCACCGACATCCTGCCCATCAATGTGTACGCCAACTTCCTGGCCTACCTCAAGGAGAACTATAAGCGCGTCTGCGAGACTTTAGAGCCGGTGATTGGCGTCAAGGCCAAGGAGGACATTGGCCAGGCTTTGGTACTGCTGATGCATGCCCAGGGCCTGGCGGGAGCCTTTCTCACCGACGTCGTGGCGCTGGATCTGTTGCGCGTGGGCGACCAGAGGCTGACTTTCCGCGGCAACTCGCTGGCCACCAAGAGCATGGAGGCATTCCTGAAGCTGACCGGTGAACAGTATCTCCAGGACACGCTCTCGGCGCCCATTAACGAGCTTATTCAATCGGAGCGCGACTGCGAGGTGGATCCCACCAAGGCCAGTGGCTCCTCGGCGGGCTCGTTGCAGCGTCAGCAGGCGGCCTTGCGCGGAGCAGTGCGCGGTGCCTGGCAGTGCATCTTCGAGTCGCACAAGCACTTTCCACCGCAGCTTCGCAACTGCTTTGCCACGTTCCGGGAGCGCCTGCAGCTGCTCGGCCGCCAGGATATGGCCGACAATCTGATCTCGGCTAGCATTTTTCTGCGCTTCCTTTGCCCCGCCATCCTGTCGCCGTCGCTGTTCAATATCACCAGTGAACTGCCATCGGCGCGGGCCACCCGCAATTTGACGCTGGTGGCCAAGACCCTGCAGACGCTGGCCAACTTTACCCGCTTCCAAGGCAAGGAGTACTTTATGGAGTTCCTCAATGACTTCCTCGAACAGGAGGCCGGTCGCATGCAGCAGTTTCTGGAGTTTATATCGACGCGGCCAGAGCATCCGGCCCCGGACTCAATCCTCGACTGGGCCGGCTACATAGATCAGGGCAAGCAGCTGTCCATTCTGCATAGTTTGCTTAGCGAGAGTCTGGCCAAGCTGCCGGAGGCCAGGCAGCACGAGCTGGATCCCCTGCAGCATATTCTGGACGAGATCACCAGGGCCCGGGAGCAGGGCAGCCTGGGCGTGGCCATACCCGGTGGCTATTTGCCGGCCACCTCGTCCACGCACTCGATAGCAAGCGAGAATCAGGAGAATCGCCATCCAGGCGGCTTGCAGAGCAAtccagagcagcagcagcagcaacagcagcagcagttgctgcCCCAGCACCAGAGTCAGCTGGCGCAGCCACAGCATGCGATTGTCAGCAAGCCCTTGTCGGCGGAAAGGGGCATCATGCGAGGTGTGCTCACGCCCAATTCGCTGGAGAAGAACATCTTTCGGTACAATGATCCCACAGTTAATGGTttgctccagcagcagcagcagcagcagttgcaacagcagcagccacagcatcCCCACCATCAGCATCCGCTGCAGCTGCTCTCCAACTCCCAAACCTCGATTGCTGCCAGCAACCAGTACATGAGCTCGCCCGGTGGCGGCCTGCAGCATGCCCAATCGCAGACCTCCATGGCCAGTTCATCGCTCaatggaagcagcagcaacctgCTACATGCAGgccaccagcaacagcagcagcagcttgtccatcagcagcagcagcagcttcatcAACATCACTGCCCGCCGGCTCCTCAGACGAGTGCCTCCAGCACCATGGAGCGCATGGATCGCATGGATCGCCTGAACTATCCCTATATGGCCCACAATGGCAACGACTACGATGCCAGCACCCCTTCCAGCACACGCTCTAGGACACTGCCACGCAATGGGAATCCAAATGGCTCCACCACCATGATGACCAGCatcagcaataacaacaacagcaacaacaacaatcagaGCGGCAGCTACGACGACATGCACGGTGAGTTTCAGATACAGATCTCCGGTCTAGACACAAGCAGTGCCTTTGTCTGCAAATCCCCAACGCCCATGATGAAGTCCAGCTTGGGCGGCGGAGGACCATCAGCTGGCGGGCGAAGCCACCACAAGCTGAATCTGGGAATACCCGATCATTCGGGCGGCTATGCGCGCAACAATAACCTCAATCCCAACTCGAATATGCCCAAGAACCTGGAGGATCTTGACGATCTGTTCAAGTATGCCGAGGAGCATGATGTGGCGGAGCCAGGCagtcaccatcaccatcatgGGCACAGCCAGAGTCAgagccagcaacaacagcaacagcagcagggacagggacaggcacagggacaaggacaaggacaacaCCTCAAGCCAGGTGCCAGCGGCAAAGAGCAGCTCTCGGCCAAGAGCAGCCACTGCAGCTCCGGCTATCAGAGCATCTCCACCAATCCCTCGCCCTCGCAGTCATCCAGTCCCGTGGGCAGCCAACTGAAGGCATCAATGGCCAGCGGGCCCAATGCTCCGCTGGCTTTCAAGAATCCCTCCTATCAGCTGCAGCCTCAGActggtggcggtggctcctccTCAGCCCTTTCCTAtcagcagttgcagcagcagattGGCAGCCGACTCAAGCCCATTGGAGGCGGCTTGGTGGCCGCCAGAGCGGCGTTCCTCAACAGTGGAGGAACCCTGGATGCGGCCACTTTAACGCCCAGCTCCTCGGATGAGCAACTGTCGGCGGATAACTACTTTAGTtatgctgctgcggcggcggcgggagCAGGAATTTCCGGCAAGCTGGAGGCACAGCGCTCGctcagcggcggcagcagttCCTCCACCTCGGCCTCGGCCTCCACCTCGAATCTGGGCAAGAGCGGTAATGGCAGCAGTGCCTATGGACGCCTAAATGGGCCATTAAAGCGAGAGGATGTCTACGGCAGCGGCTATGGCGGCAGCAGTGGCAATGTGGGCTATGTCGGTGGTCACCACCAGCAGCATGCCCAGcatccgcagcagcagcaacagcagcagcagcgggagcGGGAACTGGAGCTGAAACAGTATGCCGGCAGTGCGACCGGCAGCGTGGGCTCAGCCACATCGGCGGCCCAGAGGCGCCTCAGCCTGGACTCTGCGCGCACGCTGTCCGACAGCAGCACAGACACGGAGG GTCACGGCCATCAGTTGCAGGAGGGCAAGCGACGCAGGCAGTTgcgcagcagcggcggcagcagcggaggaggaggagctgggaATGGCGCCTCCACAGAGCAGGGACTAGGCAAGGGCGGCTACGACCAGAACGGAGAGAttcagctgctgcagcagacGTTGGACACGTTGCGACACACCCTCGACCGTGATGAGGCGGAGGTGCGGGACGAGCTCTTCGGCCTGCAGCGACAGGCGGGCAGCGCCGCCGGCAGCAATGGGACCAACAACCTCAGCCTGCAGTCGGAGTCCACGATGCGCAGCATTATCGACAG ACTCATCACcatggaggaggagctgcgcCGCGAGCAGCTGAAGATGTCGCTGGCGCTGTCGCACAAGCAGCGCGTCATCGAGGAGCAAGGCCAGCAGATAGCGGCGCTAGACGCGGCCAATAGCCGGTTGCTGAGCGCCCTGACAGCCCTGCGTCAGCGGTACgagacgcagcagcagcaacagcaggcacagcagcagcaccaagcaCCACCAAAGAACCAGAAGCCACAGTGA